A window of the Rhodoferax sp. GW822-FHT02A01 genome harbors these coding sequences:
- the rsmI gene encoding 16S rRNA (cytidine(1402)-2'-O)-methyltransferase, whose product MSASYSSARGAAREAASSQHYPQGALYVVATPIGNLADITLRALHVLELADVIACEDTRHTQQMLRAYGIDKSAGQLLAVHQHNESEAAQTVIDRLRQNLRVAYVSDAGTPGISDPGARLAAVTTQQGLRCIPLPGASSVTTLLSVAGIGGESADTSGFVFHGFLSSKSTERAHTIGVLAQEPRAVVLLEAPHRIEALAQALAVLGDRQLTLGRELTKQFEEIATMSAGQFSAWLQADANRLRGEFALVLHPAAIAAQGGDAVRILTLLMAELPLKSAVKLAAEITGQPRNALYEQALLLKKQD is encoded by the coding sequence GTGAGCGCTTCTTATTCTTCTGCCCGGGGTGCCGCCCGCGAGGCGGCCTCTTCGCAGCATTATCCGCAAGGGGCGCTCTATGTGGTGGCCACGCCGATTGGCAACCTGGCCGATATCACCCTGCGCGCCCTGCATGTTCTGGAGCTGGCCGACGTCATCGCCTGCGAGGACACGCGCCATACCCAGCAGATGCTGCGCGCCTACGGCATCGACAAAAGCGCCGGCCAGCTGCTGGCAGTACACCAGCACAACGAGTCCGAGGCTGCGCAGACCGTCATCGACAGGCTGCGGCAGAACCTGCGAGTGGCCTATGTCAGCGATGCGGGCACGCCCGGCATCAGCGACCCCGGCGCACGGCTCGCGGCAGTCACGACGCAGCAGGGCTTGCGCTGCATTCCGCTGCCCGGTGCCAGCAGCGTCACCACGCTGCTGAGTGTTGCGGGCATCGGTGGCGAGTCGGCGGACACGTCGGGCTTTGTATTCCATGGTTTTCTTTCCAGCAAGAGCACCGAGCGAGCGCACACGATTGGTGTTTTGGCCCAGGAGCCGCGCGCCGTGGTGTTGCTGGAAGCACCCCACCGCATTGAGGCCTTGGCGCAGGCGCTGGCGGTTCTGGGAGACCGGCAACTGACCCTGGGGCGTGAGCTGACCAAGCAGTTCGAAGAAATTGCAACCATGTCCGCCGGCCAGTTCTCGGCCTGGCTGCAAGCCGATGCCAATCGGCTGCGTGGCGAATTCGCACTGGTGCTGCACCCTGCCGCCATTGCTGCGCAGGGCGGTGATGCGGTACGGATCTTGACCTTGTTGATGGCAGAGCTACCGCTGAAATCCGCCGTCAAGCTGGCAGCTGAAATCACCGGCCAGCCACGCAATGCACTATACGAGCAAGCACTGTTGCTAAAGAAACAAGACTGA
- a CDS encoding ATPase with chaperone activity — protein MSEDNQIEIPQSFIALFIEPGRSKPAATRFFIAERYELCEDMANMLTQTAQEMLHGLGITEADVLQRCYLGLVAGDAVFSVAEAEWVVRRLAELSQWPQPLQLSAP, from the coding sequence TTGTCTGAAGACAATCAGATCGAGATTCCGCAGTCCTTCATAGCGCTTTTCATTGAACCGGGTCGCAGCAAACCAGCTGCAACCCGGTTTTTTATTGCCGAGCGCTATGAGTTGTGCGAGGACATGGCCAACATGCTGACGCAGACCGCGCAGGAAATGTTGCACGGGTTGGGCATTACCGAAGCGGACGTGTTGCAACGGTGCTACCTGGGGCTGGTTGCCGGCGACGCAGTGTTCAGCGTGGCCGAGGCCGAATGGGTGGTGCGCCGACTGGCCGAACTATCACAATGGCCGCAGCCATTGCAGCTTTCAGCTCCTTAG
- a CDS encoding high-potential iron-sulfur protein, translating to MSNRREFIVQFGLGGAAVLAAGQSFAQGAMVADADPQATALGYHADGTKTDKTKFPKYAAGQQCSSCALFQGKAGDKAGGCPLFAGKQVSASGWCSAYAKKA from the coding sequence ATGAGCAATCGTCGCGAATTCATCGTTCAATTTGGCCTTGGCGGCGCAGCAGTGCTTGCTGCTGGTCAGTCTTTCGCCCAAGGCGCCATGGTCGCCGATGCTGATCCTCAAGCTACAGCACTGGGTTACCACGCTGACGGCACCAAGACCGACAAAACCAAGTTCCCCAAGTACGCTGCTGGTCAGCAATGCAGTTCCTGTGCCTTGTTCCAAGGCAAAGCTGGTGACAAGGCTGGCGGCTGCCCCCTGTTTGCCGGCAAGCAGGTGTCCGCATCTGGCTGGTGCAGTGCTTACGCCAAGAAGGCCTAA
- a CDS encoding flavin reductase family protein — translation MDERFHSYEPRSGHGLAHDPFNAIVGPRPIGWISTCSAAGQVNLAPYSFFNAFNYVPPIIGFASIGHKDTLRNIEETGEFVWNLATRPLAEAMNQTCAPVGPEVNEFELARLAAAPSRLVKPPRVADSPVTFECRRTQIVQLQGLDGQTISTWLVLGEVVAVHIAQHLIVDGVYQTAAAAPILRGGGPADYFEIGPQQLFHMWRPSR, via the coding sequence ATGGACGAACGTTTCCATTCCTACGAACCCCGATCCGGCCACGGCCTGGCGCATGACCCGTTCAATGCCATCGTCGGCCCGCGCCCCATAGGCTGGATCTCAACGTGCAGTGCCGCAGGCCAGGTGAATCTGGCGCCCTACAGTTTCTTCAACGCGTTCAACTACGTGCCACCCATCATCGGTTTTGCCAGCATTGGCCACAAGGACACGCTGCGCAACATTGAGGAAACTGGTGAGTTCGTCTGGAATCTGGCCACCCGTCCCCTGGCCGAGGCCATGAATCAGACCTGTGCTCCGGTAGGTCCGGAAGTCAATGAATTCGAGCTGGCCCGCCTGGCCGCCGCACCCAGCCGTCTGGTCAAGCCGCCGCGTGTGGCCGACAGCCCGGTAACTTTTGAATGTCGTCGGACGCAGATCGTGCAACTGCAGGGGCTGGATGGCCAGACGATTTCCACCTGGCTGGTGCTGGGCGAGGTGGTTGCAGTGCACATCGCGCAGCACCTGATCGTGGATGGCGTGTACCAGACTGCTGCGGCAGCGCCCATATTGCGTGGCGGCGGCCCCGCCGACTATTTTGAAATTGGCCCGCAGCAGTTGTTCCACATGTGGCGGCCATCCCGGTAA
- a CDS encoding LysR family transcriptional regulator: MDRFLEMQTFNAVVDAGSFVKAAETLDMSKAAVSRYVGDMETRLGVRLLHRTTRRLSLTDEGQLFYARSKELLDALEGAEAEVTSRSEAATGLLRVNVPFTFGILHLAPLWGQFKAQNPKVTLDITLADRLVDLVEEGYDVAIRIATLESSTLVSKRLASTRMVLCASPRYLAQHGTPQHPHELSSHAVISYSYWSTRDEWRFDGPQGPVSVKTQPIISTNSGDTCRAAALADQGVILQPSFLVGKDLADGTLVELMPQFRSLELGIYTVYPTRKHVPAKVRALIDFLQSHFGGNQQPW, encoded by the coding sequence GTGGACCGATTTCTGGAAATGCAGACCTTCAACGCCGTGGTCGATGCAGGAAGCTTTGTGAAGGCGGCAGAGACACTGGACATGTCCAAGGCCGCGGTATCGCGCTACGTAGGCGACATGGAGACGCGCCTGGGCGTGCGGCTGCTGCACCGGACTACGCGTCGTCTGTCGCTGACCGATGAGGGGCAGTTGTTTTACGCCCGCAGCAAGGAGCTGCTGGACGCGCTGGAAGGCGCAGAGGCAGAGGTCACTTCGCGCAGCGAAGCGGCCACTGGTTTGCTGCGGGTGAATGTGCCCTTCACCTTCGGAATCCTGCATCTGGCGCCCTTGTGGGGACAGTTCAAAGCGCAGAACCCCAAGGTCACACTCGACATCACGCTGGCAGATCGTCTGGTGGACCTGGTGGAAGAGGGCTATGACGTTGCCATCCGGATTGCCACGCTGGAGAGTTCCACCCTGGTGAGCAAACGGCTGGCCAGCACCCGCATGGTGTTGTGTGCCTCGCCCCGATATCTGGCGCAACACGGCACACCACAGCATCCCCACGAACTGAGCAGCCACGCAGTCATCTCCTACAGCTACTGGTCCACCCGGGATGAATGGCGATTTGACGGGCCGCAGGGGCCGGTGAGCGTGAAGACCCAGCCCATCATCAGTACCAACAGCGGCGATACCTGCCGCGCCGCCGCGCTGGCGGACCAGGGTGTGATACTGCAGCCCAGCTTTCTGGTGGGCAAGGATCTGGCCGATGGCACGCTGGTGGAGCTGATGCCGCAATTCCGTTCGCTGGAGCTGGGTATCTACACCGTCTATCCGACACGCAAACACGTGCCTGCCAAGGTGCGTGCTCTCATCGACTTCCTGCAGAGCCACTTTGGCGGCAACCAGCAGCCCTGGTGA
- a CDS encoding class III extradiol ring-cleavage dioxygenase produces the protein MAHTSTQAVKAPVLFISHGAPTFALEPGQLGPRLNALGAQLSNVKAVLVVSPHWQTRGVSVSTDSKPETIHDFGGFPAKLYDLSYPAAGAPHIAERAAQLLSNAGFATKLDPGRGLDHGAWVPLYHLLPQAQIPVFQVSMPYDLSAEQSVQLGRALAPLREEGVLIIASGSMTHNLREFRQGVNQPASYVQEFSDWVKTAVLANALQPVVNYRTEAPHAQRAHPTEEHFLPLLVAMGAQLPGESAQLLEGGIEHGMLSMDSFAWGVPQSAVAPSVAA, from the coding sequence ATGGCACATACGTCTACCCAAGCCGTGAAGGCACCCGTGCTCTTCATTTCGCACGGTGCTCCTACCTTTGCACTGGAGCCCGGCCAATTGGGTCCCCGGCTGAATGCACTGGGTGCGCAGCTCTCTAACGTGAAGGCCGTACTGGTGGTTTCACCCCATTGGCAAACACGCGGAGTCAGCGTCTCTACCGACTCCAAGCCCGAAACCATCCACGACTTCGGGGGGTTCCCGGCCAAGCTGTATGACCTGAGTTACCCCGCCGCCGGAGCGCCTCACATTGCCGAACGCGCAGCGCAGTTGCTCAGCAATGCGGGCTTTGCCACCAAGCTGGACCCGGGCCGCGGCCTGGACCACGGCGCATGGGTGCCGCTTTACCACTTGCTTCCCCAAGCGCAGATCCCTGTGTTTCAAGTCTCCATGCCGTACGACCTGAGCGCCGAACAAAGCGTGCAACTGGGCCGGGCGCTGGCACCTTTGCGCGAGGAGGGCGTGCTGATCATTGCCTCCGGCAGCATGACGCACAACCTGCGCGAATTCCGCCAGGGCGTGAACCAACCCGCAAGTTACGTGCAGGAGTTTTCCGATTGGGTGAAGACCGCTGTGCTGGCCAATGCGCTGCAGCCGGTGGTGAACTACCGCACAGAAGCTCCCCACGCCCAACGTGCCCACCCGACGGAGGAGCACTTTCTGCCATTGCTGGTAGCCATGGGCGCGCAGCTGCCGGGCGAGAGCGCACAATTGCTCGAAGGGGGCATCGAACACGGCATGCTGTCCATGGACTCCTTTGCCTGGGGAGTGCCGCAGAGCGCCGTTGCCCCATCGGTTGCAGCATAA
- a CDS encoding phospholipase, which yields MSDLQTEPVSGLAYRLRTPTPAKPSKLLVLLHGVGSNETNLLTLATGIDADTLVVFGQGPLQMGPQQYAWFRVMFTPSGPQIVPQEAEHSRQLLITLLLQLQQQHGIAPANSVIAGFSQGGIMSASVALSSPESVRGFAILSGRILPELEPQIASNARLATLRAFVGHGDYDSKLPVHWAERSDALLKARGVIPESHRYPIDHGISAEMHADFVRWLAG from the coding sequence TTGAGCGATTTGCAAACCGAGCCGGTATCTGGCCTGGCCTACCGCCTGCGCACACCGACGCCCGCGAAACCCAGCAAGCTGCTGGTTCTGCTGCACGGCGTGGGAAGCAACGAGACCAACCTGCTGACCCTTGCCACGGGCATTGACGCGGACACGCTGGTAGTGTTTGGTCAAGGGCCGCTGCAAATGGGGCCGCAGCAATATGCGTGGTTTCGTGTGATGTTCACACCAAGCGGGCCGCAGATCGTCCCGCAGGAAGCCGAGCACAGCCGCCAATTGCTGATCACGCTGCTGCTGCAGCTTCAGCAGCAGCATGGGATCGCGCCTGCAAACAGCGTGATTGCCGGTTTCAGTCAGGGCGGCATCATGAGTGCCAGCGTGGCTCTGTCGTCACCCGAGAGCGTGCGCGGTTTTGCCATCCTGTCGGGCCGCATACTGCCCGAGCTGGAGCCGCAGATAGCCAGCAATGCGCGCCTGGCCACCTTGCGTGCGTTCGTCGGTCATGGCGACTACGACAGCAAGCTGCCGGTGCACTGGGCCGAACGGTCTGATGCTTTGCTGAAGGCGCGCGGCGTAATCCCTGAGTCGCACCGCTACCCCATAGACCACGGCATCAGCGCCGAGATGCATGCGGACTTTGTCCGCTGGCTGGCGGGCTGA
- a CDS encoding FCD domain-containing protein has protein sequence MNSTRPAMARIADVVASELEQRILEGSLKPGDKLPAERNLALELNVSRPTLREAIHKLVSKGLLHTRHGGGTVVTDRLQAPFTDPWKDMLRGHPLLQSDMLEFRHMLEGEAAKLAAERATDMDLARIDAAYTALEKAYASNDMNACVERDVAFHQAIADASHNTLIGQLTASLMQVIHGHVTDNLIHLHELPKQWEQLRTQHKAIWEAVHRREAEEASQVARDHIRFVRLSMEESAKLEDRRNSALRRLT, from the coding sequence ATGAATAGCACCCGACCTGCCATGGCCCGCATAGCCGACGTTGTTGCCAGCGAGCTGGAGCAACGCATCCTGGAAGGTTCACTCAAGCCCGGGGACAAGTTGCCGGCAGAGCGCAATCTGGCGCTGGAGCTGAATGTTTCGCGTCCCACCCTGCGTGAGGCGATTCACAAACTGGTATCCAAGGGCCTGCTGCATACGCGGCATGGGGGCGGCACCGTGGTCACCGACCGGTTGCAGGCGCCGTTCACCGATCCCTGGAAAGACATGCTGCGCGGTCATCCGCTGCTGCAAAGCGACATGCTGGAGTTCCGTCACATGCTGGAAGGGGAAGCTGCCAAGCTGGCGGCGGAGCGGGCGACCGATATGGATCTGGCGCGCATCGATGCGGCCTACACAGCGCTGGAGAAAGCCTACGCCAGCAATGACATGAACGCCTGCGTGGAGCGGGATGTGGCCTTTCACCAGGCCATTGCCGACGCATCCCACAACACGTTGATTGGTCAGCTCACCGCCAGCCTGATGCAGGTGATCCATGGCCACGTCACGGACAACCTGATCCACTTGCATGAACTGCCCAAGCAGTGGGAACAGTTGCGCACCCAGCACAAGGCGATCTGGGAGGCGGTGCATAGGCGCGAGGCCGAGGAAGCCTCGCAAGTTGCAAGGGACCACATCCGCTTTGTGCGCCTCAGCATGGAAGAGTCTGCCAAGCTGGAAGATCGCAGGAACAGCGCCCTGCGGCGGTTGACCTGA
- a CDS encoding L-lactate permease, whose protein sequence is MVWQQIYDPFGNMVISTLLAAVPVAVMLICLGLLHIKAHIAAALGLVSALAIAVLAYGMPAEMAGKAALLGGFTGLLPIGWIVLNIIFLQQLAEQNGSFKVLQDSLSGITTDRRLQLLLIAFCFGAFFEGAAGFGTPVAVTAGILIGLGFSPLAASGLSLIANTAPVAFGALGSPVITLAKVHGYDLMQVTAMIGRQLPFFSLLVPFWLIWAFAGRKAMLEIWPAILVTGLSFAIPQYLVSNFIGPELVDIIAALVSMTSLILFLRVWQPRKIWRSPSLKGHENDGGDAKAEVAPAVHSKAALMQAWTPWIILTAFVFVWGLPPVKAFLNSLYAPAFPMPGLHNMVEKVAPVVAKPTKEAAVYTLNILSATGTGILLSAIVGALVMKYKPLEIVRTFGRTAWLVRYSLATIVLMLGLGTLTRYSGTDTTLGLAFANTGVLYPFFGTLMGWIGVAMTGSDTASNVLFGGMQKVAAEQLGLSPNLMGAANSSGGVMGKMIDAQSIVVASTATRWFNHEGDILRYVFFHSIALACLVGIFVTLQAYVFPFTAMVVH, encoded by the coding sequence ATGGTCTGGCAGCAAATCTACGACCCGTTCGGGAATATGGTCATCTCTACGCTACTGGCCGCAGTGCCGGTGGCCGTGATGCTGATCTGCCTGGGCCTTCTGCATATCAAGGCACATATCGCTGCGGCGCTGGGCCTGGTCAGCGCTCTGGCGATTGCCGTGCTGGCCTACGGCATGCCGGCAGAGATGGCGGGCAAAGCGGCACTGTTGGGCGGGTTCACCGGTCTGCTGCCGATTGGCTGGATCGTGCTCAACATCATCTTCCTGCAGCAATTGGCCGAGCAAAACGGCAGCTTCAAGGTGCTGCAGGACTCCCTGTCCGGCATTACCACCGACCGGCGTCTGCAGTTGCTTCTGATTGCCTTTTGCTTCGGCGCCTTCTTTGAAGGGGCCGCCGGCTTTGGCACTCCGGTAGCCGTGACCGCGGGCATCCTGATCGGTCTGGGCTTTTCTCCGCTGGCGGCCTCCGGCCTGTCGCTGATTGCGAACACGGCGCCCGTGGCCTTTGGCGCCCTGGGCTCGCCGGTGATCACGCTGGCCAAGGTGCACGGTTACGACCTGATGCAGGTCACCGCCATGATCGGACGCCAGTTGCCCTTCTTCTCGCTGCTGGTACCGTTCTGGCTGATCTGGGCCTTTGCCGGGCGCAAGGCGATGCTGGAAATCTGGCCCGCCATTCTGGTGACCGGTCTGTCGTTTGCCATCCCCCAATACCTGGTCTCCAACTTCATCGGCCCCGAATTGGTAGACATCATCGCCGCCCTGGTCTCCATGACTTCGCTGATCCTGTTCTTGCGCGTCTGGCAACCCAGGAAGATCTGGCGCTCCCCTTCGCTCAAGGGCCACGAGAATGATGGTGGAGACGCCAAGGCCGAAGTGGCACCTGCGGTGCACTCCAAGGCCGCGCTCATGCAGGCCTGGACACCCTGGATCATCCTGACAGCCTTTGTGTTCGTATGGGGATTGCCACCGGTCAAGGCATTCCTCAACAGCCTGTATGCGCCGGCCTTCCCCATGCCGGGCTTGCACAACATGGTGGAAAAGGTGGCCCCCGTGGTGGCCAAACCCACGAAGGAAGCCGCGGTCTACACGCTCAACATCCTGTCGGCCACCGGCACCGGCATTCTGCTGTCCGCCATCGTGGGCGCCCTGGTGATGAAATACAAACCACTGGAAATCGTACGCACCTTTGGTCGCACCGCCTGGTTGGTGCGCTATTCGCTGGCCACCATCGTGCTGATGCTGGGACTTGGCACGCTGACGCGCTACTCCGGAACCGACACCACGCTGGGCCTGGCCTTTGCCAACACCGGCGTGCTCTATCCCTTCTTCGGCACGCTGATGGGCTGGATTGGCGTGGCCATGACGGGCTCTGACACGGCCAGCAACGTGCTGTTCGGCGGTATGCAAAAGGTGGCTGCAGAACAGCTGGGTCTTTCCCCCAACCTGATGGGCGCGGCCAACAGCTCTGGCGGCGTCATGGGCAAGATGATCGACGCACAAAGCATTGTGGTGGCCTCCACCGCCACGCGCTGGTTCAACCACGAAGGCGACATCCTGCGCTACGTGTTCTTCCACTCCATCGCCCTGGCCTGTCTGGTTGGCATCTTCGTGACGCTGCAGGCCTATGTGTTCCCGTTCACGGCCATGGTCGTCCACTAA
- a CDS encoding universal stress protein: MYTKVFVAIDNSSTARKALEEAIALARALKAELCIAFVADEAGLMQHGMGLGSYIDVNKVKADMQNMGNQLLDEAVAKATASGCQAQKLLIESANRRVAETLSEAATRWGANLLVIGAHGVRGVERLLVGSVAENLTRICSISLLIVRQGH; encoded by the coding sequence ATGTACACCAAAGTATTTGTCGCCATCGACAACAGCAGCACCGCCAGAAAGGCGTTGGAAGAAGCCATTGCACTGGCTCGCGCCCTCAAGGCTGAGCTGTGCATTGCCTTTGTCGCCGATGAGGCCGGACTCATGCAGCATGGAATGGGGCTTGGCAGTTATATCGACGTCAACAAGGTCAAGGCCGACATGCAAAACATGGGCAACCAGTTGCTGGATGAAGCCGTTGCCAAGGCGACAGCGTCAGGCTGCCAGGCACAAAAGCTCCTGATCGAATCGGCCAACCGCCGTGTGGCGGAAACGCTGTCCGAAGCCGCTACCCGCTGGGGCGCCAATCTGCTGGTCATCGGGGCCCACGGGGTGCGGGGCGTGGAGCGCCTGCTGGTGGGCAGCGTGGCCGAAAACCTGACGCGCATCTGCAGCATCTCGCTGCTGATTGTTCGCCAGGGGCACTAG
- a CDS encoding STAS domain-containing protein — MAIDFQDITDTLRKVTLTGRLDLPGTDEISTKFAALSATSNRRVIVDLSGVSFLASIGIRAIITNAKALQQRGGRMVLFVGDNAPVYKTLETTGIDSLIPMFTELSEAEKALNG, encoded by the coding sequence ATGGCCATCGATTTTCAAGACATCACCGACACACTGCGCAAAGTTACCCTGACCGGCCGTCTGGATCTGCCCGGCACGGATGAAATCTCCACCAAGTTTGCGGCACTGTCCGCCACCAGCAACCGCCGCGTCATTGTGGATTTGAGCGGCGTGAGCTTTCTGGCCTCCATCGGAATCCGTGCCATCATCACCAATGCAAAGGCTTTGCAGCAAAGGGGGGGACGCATGGTTCTGTTTGTGGGCGACAACGCGCCGGTGTACAAGACACTGGAAACCACCGGCATCGATAGCCTGATCCCCATGTTCACCGAACTGTCCGAGGCCGAGAAGGCACTCAACGGATAA
- a CDS encoding ATP-binding protein translates to MTALGTHFRSDICVQANASEVRRASEWMAQHATEHGVPADQMGRLDLCLNEALANVIAHAYSGSENKPIRLTLEVCDCAQAAVTVTDEGPAFDMASAPLPERPQTLADAEPGGLGLMMIRSFSDDVAYRRIDGKNELTFRVHWG, encoded by the coding sequence ATGACTGCGCTGGGAACGCATTTCCGTTCTGACATCTGCGTTCAGGCGAACGCTTCGGAAGTACGCCGTGCATCCGAATGGATGGCACAGCACGCCACCGAACACGGCGTTCCGGCCGACCAGATGGGTCGCCTGGACTTGTGTCTGAACGAGGCGCTGGCCAACGTGATCGCGCATGCTTACTCGGGCAGTGAAAACAAGCCTATCAGATTGACATTGGAAGTCTGCGACTGCGCGCAGGCCGCCGTCACCGTCACCGACGAAGGCCCGGCCTTCGACATGGCCTCGGCACCTTTGCCCGAGCGGCCACAAACCCTGGCCGATGCCGAGCCGGGTGGTCTGGGTTTGATGATGATCCGCAGCTTTTCCGACGACGTGGCGTATCGCCGCATTGACGGCAAGAACGAACTCACCTTCCGGGTGCACTGGGGCTAG
- a CDS encoding SpoIIE family protein phosphatase, with protein sequence MTTQFPRKFKDREERRHVRMPHHPERRKEERRREELEWIPLFRDIPPAQLRDALADCEVLELPADTRLLSPGEINHSIFIPLSGTVVVRLNSGQGATSEIPIVNGECVGEMSAIDGKAVSALVIAVSETRVLKIPADIFWDRLMTMPSVARNLQRTLSERVRRTNDLALKAQREQLELMHLRKELAVATQLQASMLPLQRPIFQQRPELDVCGFMEPASNVGGDLFDAFFVDDHQLFFCIGDVSGHGVASALFMARAIGLLRLLAIKTDDPSQLLTELNDRLCIANETNIFLTIFCGFYDVRSGQVRYSNGGHCAPLLLTHTGARFLPVPKGPLIGAFEGVRFGKEHQTLQLGELLFCYTDGVTEAQMPDGTEYSEERCINLLQASRHLTLAELLDTVRFDVARFTDKQVLDDDCTMLAVKRLR encoded by the coding sequence ATGACCACCCAATTCCCACGCAAATTCAAGGACAGGGAAGAGCGCCGGCACGTGCGCATGCCGCACCACCCCGAACGCCGCAAGGAAGAGCGCAGGCGCGAAGAGCTGGAATGGATCCCCCTGTTTCGCGACATCCCACCGGCGCAGCTCAGGGATGCACTGGCGGACTGTGAAGTTCTGGAACTACCAGCCGACACCCGACTGCTCTCGCCGGGAGAAATCAACCACAGCATCTTCATCCCCCTGTCCGGCACCGTGGTGGTCCGGCTCAACAGTGGACAGGGTGCGACTTCTGAAATCCCCATCGTCAACGGCGAATGCGTGGGCGAAATGTCTGCCATTGACGGCAAGGCCGTATCGGCCCTGGTCATCGCGGTCAGCGAAACACGGGTACTGAAAATTCCAGCGGACATATTCTGGGATCGACTGATGACCATGCCCAGCGTGGCACGCAATCTGCAGAGAACCTTGAGCGAGCGGGTACGCAGAACCAACGACCTCGCCCTGAAGGCCCAAAGGGAACAGCTGGAGTTGATGCATTTGCGCAAGGAGCTGGCCGTTGCCACCCAATTGCAGGCCAGCATGTTGCCGCTGCAACGCCCCATCTTCCAGCAACGTCCCGAACTTGACGTGTGTGGCTTCATGGAGCCGGCCTCCAACGTGGGTGGCGATCTCTTTGACGCATTTTTTGTGGACGACCACCAGTTGTTTTTCTGCATCGGTGATGTGTCGGGGCACGGCGTGGCGTCGGCACTGTTCATGGCGCGGGCCATTGGTCTGTTGCGCCTGCTGGCGATCAAGACCGATGACCCCAGCCAGTTGCTCACGGAACTCAATGACAGACTCTGCATCGCCAACGAGACGAATATCTTCCTGACTATTTTCTGTGGCTTCTACGATGTCCGCTCCGGGCAAGTGCGTTACTCCAATGGCGGGCACTGCGCACCACTGCTGCTGACGCACACCGGCGCGCGTTTTCTGCCGGTGCCCAAAGGCCCGCTCATTGGCGCGTTTGAGGGCGTTCGATTTGGAAAAGAGCACCAGACGCTGCAACTCGGCGAGCTGCTTTTTTGCTACACGGACGGTGTGACCGAGGCGCAGATGCCCGATGGCACCGAATATTCGGAGGAACGCTGCATCAACCTGCTGCAGGCCAGCCGGCACCTGACGCTGGCTGAACTGCTGGACACGGTGCGCTTCGACGTGGCACGGTTCACCGACAAGCAGGTGCTGGATGATGATTGCACCATGCTGGCGGTCAAGCGGCTGCGCTGA